The window CCAGCGTGTAAGGTGGTCATCACCACCTCACAGGCGGGCTTCTTCTCCGTAGGATGGATGTCGACCGGGATTCCCCGACCGTTATCCACCACGGTAACCGTATTATCCACATGGATGAATACCTTTATCTTGGTGCAGTAGCCGGCAAGCGCCTCATCGACCGAGTTATCCACCACCTCAAATACGAGCTGATGGAGACCAGAGATACCGGTATCCCCGATATACATCGCGGGGCGCTTCCTTACTGCATCAAGCCCCTCAATTACCCTTATTTTCGAGGCGTCGTAGCGCTCTTCTTCTATTGGATTTTCCACCTTCTTCTTCACTTCCTCCCTTTCCATATTGAAACCTCACCCACTATTACCCAAAAAAAATCCCCCTTTCACTACCACTAAGAGGGAAAATACTAAATCCTCATTGGCATTACGATATAGAGATATTTATACCCTGTCTCACCGGCGGGATAAAAAAGACCTTGAGTTGATTCGTTCTTCAGCTCAACGATTACCTTGTCCTCATCTATAACATTCAGGAAATCAAGAAGATATTGAGCATTAAAGCCGATGGTGATCGAGTCACCGTTATAATCTACCGCAAGCTCTTCCTTTGCCTCACCTCGCTCTGGATTGGCTGAGGATATCTCAAGCTTTCCCTTTTCAAGGAAGAGTCTGACCCCTCGAGAACGTTCATTAGCAAGGAGGGACACCCGACGAAGGGCTCCCACTAAATCTTCCCGAGGAACGATCGCTTTCTTATCACTATCTTTCGGAATGACCCGCTCGTAATTCGGGAACTGTCCCTCAATCAACCTGGAAAATATCATCCTTTCCTTAGCCTTAAGAAAGAATTGGTTCTCACTCACTCCAAGAACTACATCCCCCCCATCGGAAATGGTATTCTTCATCTCGTAAAGCGCCTTTTTAGGTACGATCACCTTAATTTCGGAAGAAGGAGCAAGCTCAGGAAGCTCAACTGAGAAGATGGCGAGTCGATGCGCATCAGTTGCCACCATTTTCATTTCACCTAAAGAAATGGTGGTAAGAGCACCATTCAAGGCAAAACGACTTTCTTCCTCAGTAGCGGCAAAGGCTGTTTTTATTATCATATTCTTGAGAAGATCGGCTTCAATCTTTAGTCCTTTCTCAAAATCGTAGCTGGGAAAGGAGGGAAAGTCTTCCTTGGAAAGAGCGACCAACTTGAACTGAGCCCCTCCACAGGTAATGGAGAGGAAACTATCGACCTGCTCCAACTTCATCGGAGCCTCAGGAAGTTGTCTCACTATGTCATAGAGCAATCTTGCGGAAACGGTAAGCGAACCTTCTTTCTCCACTTTAGCTGGAACTAAACTTGAGGATCCTACTTCGAGATCGGTAGCTGCTAATTTGATCTTATCACCTACTGTTTCTAAAAGAACATTGGAAAGGATAGGAATAGTGCTTTTCCTTTCCGCAACTGTTTGAATCAACTGAAGTTCTTTAAGAAACTCGCTTTTTTCCACAGTGATAAGCATAGCTACTCCTCATTATTTTTTCTTACTTTATTTATTAAAAATCTAAATGTAGTCGTATATAGTAACGATGTTAATAATAACGAAAAGTAACCTTTCCTCTTTAAATTCATTGGTTTACTCCGATG is drawn from Acidobacteriota bacterium and contains these coding sequences:
- the dnaN gene encoding DNA polymerase III subunit beta, with the protein product MLITVEKSEFLKELQLIQTVAERKSTIPILSNVLLETVGDKIKLAATDLEVGSSSLVPAKVEKEGSLTVSARLLYDIVRQLPEAPMKLEQVDSFLSITCGGAQFKLVALSKEDFPSFPSYDFEKGLKIEADLLKNMIIKTAFAATEEESRFALNGALTTISLGEMKMVATDAHRLAIFSVELPELAPSSEIKVIVPKKALYEMKNTISDGGDVVLGVSENQFFLKAKERMIFSRLIEGQFPNYERVIPKDSDKKAIVPREDLVGALRRVSLLANERSRGVRLFLEKGKLEISSANPERGEAKEELAVDYNGDSITIGFNAQYLLDFLNVIDEDKVIVELKNESTQGLFYPAGETGYKYLYIVMPMRI